One genomic window of Haloferax mediterranei ATCC 33500 includes the following:
- a CDS encoding ornithine cyclodeaminase family protein, which yields MVQILSADDVRGLLSLPELFPVVEEAFVKQGHDEVERPSRPHFPVGIGIDGGTGDVDAVEHDHRPPLGTALTMPAYIHGHEVYATKLAAVHAANAARGLQTVNAQVVLNDARTGLSLAFLDGTTITNARTGCVGGLAATYLSTGPVHLGVLGAGTQARWQTRAIAAATDVESVRIYSPTVSRERCAADLRDDGIDAEAVSSPKIAVSESTVVVTATTSTEPAFAAEWLNPGTLVIAIGAYTGEMQELGPATFDRASRVFADVPEEVADIGDVRESGLTESDLIPLSGVFEGGVGRDSDDEILIVESVGSAVLDAATAEYLYEKSIENGVGEDVEL from the coding sequence ATGGTTCAGATTCTCTCAGCGGACGACGTTCGCGGACTTCTCTCGCTTCCAGAGCTCTTCCCAGTCGTCGAGGAAGCGTTCGTGAAACAGGGCCACGACGAAGTCGAGCGACCGTCAAGACCCCACTTCCCGGTCGGCATCGGCATCGACGGCGGAACGGGTGATGTCGACGCCGTCGAACACGACCACCGCCCGCCGCTCGGGACCGCCTTGACCATGCCGGCGTACATCCACGGCCACGAGGTGTACGCGACGAAACTCGCCGCCGTCCACGCGGCGAATGCCGCCCGCGGTCTCCAGACGGTGAACGCGCAGGTCGTCCTCAACGACGCGCGGACCGGTCTCTCGCTCGCATTCCTCGACGGAACGACTATCACCAACGCTCGAACGGGATGTGTCGGCGGGTTGGCCGCGACGTATCTATCGACCGGCCCCGTCCATCTCGGCGTCCTCGGCGCAGGAACGCAAGCGCGGTGGCAGACCCGCGCCATCGCCGCCGCGACCGACGTCGAATCCGTCCGTATCTACTCGCCGACCGTCTCGCGCGAGCGGTGCGCGGCCGACCTTCGAGACGACGGCATCGACGCGGAGGCAGTCAGTTCACCCAAAATTGCCGTCTCGGAGTCGACCGTCGTCGTCACCGCAACCACCAGTACGGAACCAGCCTTTGCTGCCGAGTGGCTCAACCCCGGAACGCTCGTCATCGCCATCGGAGCCTACACCGGCGAAATGCAGGAACTCGGCCCCGCGACGTTCGACCGGGCGAGTCGAGTCTTCGCGGACGTACCCGAGGAAGTCGCCGACATCGGCGACGTGCGCGAATCCGGTCTCACGGAATCCGACTTGATTCCGCTCTCGGGCGTGTTCGAAGGCGGTGTTGGCCGCGACTCGGACGACGAGATTCTAATCGTCGAAAGCGTCGGCTCAGCGGTTCTGGACGCCGCGACGGCGGAATATCTGTACGAGAAATCGATAGAGAACGGCGTCGGAGAAGACGTAGAGTTGTAG
- a CDS encoding tryptophan--tRNA ligase, with product MTRDEPAERIRTDGGTAQGADDVALDPWGSSTIADYRKLFEEFGIEEFDEVLDEVPNPHYLMRRGVIFGHRDYRRVLEAMRDGDDFAVLSGFMPTGDPHIGHKLVFDEIIWHQQQGGDAYGLIADMEAHSARGIAWDEINEHSRDYLLSLIALGFDPEEGELYRQSDNDTLQKLAFELGGKANFSEFQSIYGFDGETNVSHMQSVVTQMADILYPQLDDPQPTVIPVGPDQDPHVRFARDLSTRMRFFKVTDAFASFELDDAERPVVAAAYDAREEFAEDVDMPRCGEAAEWLADADLAELGILADESVRESAVEKLENAGMEPLRPRIRFFARQATDEAFEALIEEIEGEKRRYDQHIDAFDLDIEAAEDLAREVEAHHGGYGFIPPSSIYHRFMTGLTGGKMSSSIPASHISLLDDPEDGYDKVRSATTGGRDTAEEQRRLGGEADKCPVYELYAYLLTGDDDEFAKRVYDECVGGERLCGGCKEQAATLMREFLEDHHEKREEAKEVLDSLDIDLESERRGVAAEH from the coding sequence ATGACACGAGACGAACCCGCGGAGCGAATCCGCACCGACGGAGGCACAGCGCAGGGAGCAGACGACGTTGCTCTCGACCCGTGGGGCTCGTCAACCATCGCCGACTACCGGAAGTTGTTCGAGGAGTTCGGCATCGAGGAGTTCGACGAGGTACTCGACGAGGTGCCGAACCCTCACTACCTGATGCGACGGGGTGTCATCTTCGGCCACCGCGACTACCGACGCGTCCTCGAAGCCATGCGCGACGGCGACGACTTCGCCGTCCTCTCGGGCTTCATGCCGACCGGTGACCCCCACATCGGCCACAAACTCGTCTTCGACGAAATCATCTGGCACCAACAGCAGGGTGGCGATGCGTACGGTCTCATCGCCGACATGGAGGCGCACTCCGCCCGCGGCATCGCGTGGGACGAAATCAACGAACACAGCCGCGATTACCTGCTGTCGCTTATCGCACTCGGGTTCGACCCCGAAGAGGGCGAACTCTACCGGCAGTCCGACAACGACACGCTCCAGAAACTCGCGTTCGAACTCGGCGGGAAGGCAAACTTCTCCGAGTTCCAGTCCATCTACGGCTTCGACGGCGAGACCAACGTTTCGCACATGCAGTCGGTCGTCACGCAGATGGCCGACATTCTCTATCCGCAGTTGGACGACCCGCAACCGACGGTTATCCCGGTCGGCCCCGACCAGGACCCTCACGTCCGGTTCGCTCGCGACCTCTCGACCCGGATGCGCTTCTTCAAGGTGACCGATGCGTTCGCGTCCTTCGAACTCGACGACGCCGAGCGCCCGGTCGTCGCCGCGGCCTACGACGCCCGCGAGGAGTTCGCCGAAGACGTTGACATGCCGCGGTGTGGCGAGGCCGCCGAGTGGTTGGCCGACGCCGACCTCGCCGAACTCGGCATCCTCGCAGACGAGTCAGTCCGCGAGTCGGCGGTCGAAAAGCTCGAAAACGCCGGGATGGAACCGCTCCGTCCGCGAATTCGGTTCTTCGCTCGACAGGCGACCGACGAGGCGTTCGAGGCACTCATCGAGGAAATCGAGGGCGAAAAGCGCCGGTACGACCAGCACATCGACGCCTTCGACCTTGACATCGAGGCGGCCGAAGACCTCGCCCGCGAGGTCGAAGCCCACCACGGCGGCTACGGCTTCATTCCGCCGTCGTCCATCTACCACCGCTTCATGACCGGCTTGACGGGTGGCAAGATGTCCTCGTCCATTCCGGCGAGTCACATCTCGCTGCTCGACGACCCGGAAGACGGCTACGACAAGGTCAGGTCCGCGACGACCGGCGGTCGCGACACCGCCGAAGAACAGCGCCGACTCGGCGGCGAGGCCGACAAGTGCCCGGTGTACGAACTCTACGCCTACCTCCTCACCGGCGACGACGACGAGTTCGCCAAGAGGGTGTACGACGAGTGTGTCGGCGGCGAGCGACTCTGCGGCGGGTGCAAGGAGCAGGCCGCGACGCTGATGCGCGAGTTCCTCGAAGACCACCACGAAAAGCGCGAAGAGGCAAAGGAAGTCCTCGACTCGCTCGATATCGACCTCGAATCTGAGCGGCGGGGTGTGGCGGCGGAGCACTAA